Proteins from a genomic interval of Amycolatopsis sp. cg13:
- a CDS encoding FecCD family ABC transporter permease: protein MVLLGERVTSRRWGVRATVLVAALVALVAVVVLSIAFGSNRLPLGSVWHALFSYSGTFEDVVIRDDRLPRTLLGLAVGVGLGLAGALLQAITRNPVADPGLLGINHGAAVAIVLGGAVFSVSSPEQLVWFAFFGALAGTVLVTVIGGSVSPLRLVLAGVAVQAVFVGINQGMQMINTHSLDQMRYWLVGSLVNRNLDSLAGLLPFFLAALVIAGVLARPLNAVALGDDSARGLGANPVLTRAVGMVAVGLLSATATAACGPIAFVGLMIPHVVRALVGQDERWVLPLSALLGPVLLLGCDVLGRLLGGNGEIQVGVMTDVIGGVAFVIVARRLKAVRR, encoded by the coding sequence ATGGTCCTGCTTGGGGAGCGCGTCACATCCCGGCGCTGGGGCGTCCGCGCGACAGTCCTGGTCGCGGCGCTCGTCGCACTCGTCGCGGTGGTGGTGCTGTCCATCGCCTTCGGCTCCAACCGGTTGCCGCTCGGCAGCGTCTGGCACGCGTTGTTCTCCTACAGCGGCACCTTCGAGGACGTCGTGATCCGCGACGACCGGCTGCCGCGGACGTTGCTCGGCCTGGCCGTCGGCGTCGGGCTTGGGTTGGCTGGTGCGCTTCTGCAGGCGATCACCCGCAACCCGGTCGCCGACCCCGGTCTGCTCGGCATCAACCACGGCGCGGCGGTCGCGATCGTCCTGGGCGGCGCGGTGTTCTCGGTGTCTTCGCCGGAGCAGCTGGTGTGGTTCGCCTTCTTCGGTGCGCTCGCCGGAACGGTGCTGGTGACAGTGATCGGCGGCTCGGTGAGCCCGCTGCGGCTGGTGCTCGCGGGCGTCGCGGTGCAGGCCGTGTTCGTCGGGATCAACCAGGGCATGCAGATGATCAACACGCACAGCCTCGACCAGATGCGGTACTGGCTCGTCGGCTCACTGGTGAACCGGAACCTTGACAGTCTCGCCGGGCTGCTGCCGTTTTTCCTGGCGGCGTTGGTGATCGCGGGCGTGCTCGCCCGGCCGCTCAACGCAGTCGCACTCGGCGACGACAGCGCACGCGGCCTCGGCGCGAACCCGGTGCTGACCCGCGCGGTCGGCATGGTCGCGGTCGGCTTGCTCTCCGCGACGGCGACCGCCGCGTGCGGACCGATTGCGTTCGTCGGGCTGATGATCCCGCACGTCGTGCGGGCGCTGGTCGGTCAAGACGAACGGTGGGTGCTGCCGTTGTCCGCGCTGCTCGGGCCGGTGCTGCTGCTCGGCTGCGACGTACTGGGTCGGCTGCTCGGCGGTAACGGCGAAATCCAGGTGGGCGTGATGACGGACGTGATCGGCGGCGTCGCCTTCGTGATCGTGGCGCGGCGGCTGAAGGCGGTGCGGCGATGA
- a CDS encoding FecCD family ABC transporter permease, with translation MRTWMVVGLLTLVAAVLLVLAVGTGDYEMTPIEVLRTLAGSGTKAQYLVVTGRLPRALVAIFVGIALALAGSVFQTVTRNPLGSPDIIGFTTGSATGGIMMILLFGAGPGLVSVGAVVGGLLTALLVTALCAPHGLLSSRLVLLGIAVSAVLAGVNGYLLVQAKLEAAAQAVGWLTGDLAGRDWNYFIPLCLAVLVLSPFIFVHQPALRMLEMGDDAAVAVGVAVPRVRAVVLLAAVALAASATAAAGPIPFVALAAPQLARRLTRHPGPNLVASAAMGAVLVLAADFVGQRVLDASLLPVGVVAAALGGGYLLWLLAVSRRRQTA, from the coding sequence ATGAGGACGTGGATGGTCGTCGGACTGCTGACCCTGGTGGCGGCGGTGCTGCTGGTGCTCGCCGTGGGCACCGGCGATTACGAGATGACGCCGATAGAAGTCCTGCGGACGCTCGCCGGATCCGGCACGAAGGCGCAGTACCTGGTGGTCACCGGCCGCCTGCCGCGCGCGTTGGTCGCGATCTTCGTCGGCATCGCGCTCGCGCTGGCGGGCTCGGTTTTCCAGACGGTGACCCGGAATCCGCTCGGCAGTCCCGACATCATCGGCTTCACCACCGGCTCGGCGACCGGCGGAATCATGATGATCCTGCTGTTCGGCGCGGGCCCCGGACTGGTCTCCGTCGGCGCGGTCGTGGGCGGTTTGCTGACTGCGTTGCTGGTCACCGCGCTGTGTGCCCCACACGGTCTGCTCAGCTCACGGCTGGTGCTGCTGGGCATCGCGGTGAGCGCGGTGCTGGCCGGGGTGAACGGTTACCTGCTGGTGCAAGCGAAACTCGAAGCCGCGGCACAGGCCGTCGGCTGGCTGACCGGTGACCTCGCGGGCCGCGACTGGAACTACTTCATCCCGTTGTGCCTGGCTGTCTTGGTGCTGTCGCCGTTCATCTTCGTGCACCAGCCCGCGTTGCGAATGCTGGAAATGGGCGATGACGCCGCCGTCGCGGTCGGCGTCGCGGTGCCGCGAGTGCGTGCGGTGGTGCTGCTGGCAGCGGTCGCGCTGGCCGCTTCCGCGACCGCCGCAGCCGGACCGATCCCGTTCGTGGCTCTGGCCGCACCGCAACTCGCCCGCCGACTGACCCGCCACCCGGGCCCGAACCTGGTCGCGTCCGCGGCGATGGGCGCGGTGCTGGTACTCGCGGCGGACTTCGTGGGTCAGCGGGTTCTGGACGCTTCACTGCTGCCGGTGGGTGTCGTCGCGGCAGCGCTGGGCGGCGGGTACCTGCTGTGGCTGCTGGCGGTTTCCCGTCGTCGGCAGACCGCGTGA
- a CDS encoding transglutaminase family protein has protein sequence MTWQLRVTHRTGYRYATPATQSYNEARLTPRSDRRQTTLATRIETSPATRAYRYTDYWGTDVTSFDLHAPHTEFTVLATSVVETADEAEPVHSATWKDLQSETVRDQRTEYLTPTPYTPNDQELSKQARALRKGLDPADAVLAICGWVNEQLKYQPGTTGVHSTATDSWRAREGVCQDFAHVTLVMLRAIGIPARYCSGYLHTKPEAKLGEKVEGESHAWVDVWTGGWWAHDPTNAIPVGPRHVWVATGRDYADVAPLKGIFTGASQSTLDVSVELTRMA, from the coding sequence GTGACCTGGCAATTGCGGGTGACGCACCGGACCGGCTACCGGTACGCGACGCCGGCCACCCAGTCGTATAACGAAGCCCGGCTCACCCCGCGTTCGGACCGGCGGCAGACCACGTTGGCCACTCGCATCGAAACCTCCCCGGCCACGCGCGCCTATCGCTACACCGATTACTGGGGCACCGACGTCACGTCGTTCGACTTGCACGCGCCGCACACCGAGTTCACCGTGCTCGCGACGTCCGTGGTGGAGACTGCGGACGAAGCGGAACCGGTGCATTCGGCGACGTGGAAGGACTTGCAGAGCGAGACCGTCCGCGATCAGCGCACGGAGTATCTGACGCCAACGCCGTACACGCCGAATGATCAAGAACTGTCCAAACAGGCCCGAGCGCTGCGCAAGGGATTGGACCCGGCGGACGCGGTGCTCGCGATCTGCGGCTGGGTCAACGAACAGTTGAAATACCAGCCCGGAACCACCGGCGTACACAGCACGGCGACCGATTCGTGGCGAGCGCGCGAGGGTGTGTGCCAGGATTTCGCGCACGTCACCCTGGTGATGCTGCGGGCGATCGGCATTCCGGCGCGGTACTGCTCGGGGTACCTGCACACCAAGCCGGAGGCCAAACTCGGCGAAAAGGTGGAGGGCGAAAGCCACGCCTGGGTCGACGTGTGGACCGGCGGCTGGTGGGCGCACGATCCGACGAACGCGATCCCGGTCGGGCCGCGCCACGTGTGGGTCGCGACCGGCCGGGATTACGCGGATGTGGCTCCGTTGAAGGGGATCTTCACCGGGGCCAGTCAGTCCACTTTGGACGTTTCGGTGGAGCTGACTCGGATGGCTTAG
- a CDS encoding alpha-E domain-containing protein — protein MLARNAESLYWIGRYVERADDTSRILNVSVHQLLEDASVDPDHVSRQLLAVLGIPFDAGDALDVWKLTELVAYAKDNPSSIVGSINSARENTRGAREVVSTELWECLNATWNAVPDRQRYARRAGPHAFLSFVEERAAMFAGLADSTMSRDDGWLFLVLGRSVERADMVVRLLLSRVSDRASSPGWMTVLRSAGAQDTYLRTNRGALDAARVVQFLLRDTLFPRSVFHALRQAEDCLRQLDPGINARGNEKTEAVRLLGRARSELEFLHPAALLDDLPRRLRGLQEAIKEIGEAVSMQYFHTSPWVAWSGAEVSL, from the coding sequence ATGCTGGCCCGCAACGCGGAGTCGCTGTACTGGATCGGCCGTTACGTCGAACGCGCCGACGACACCTCCCGCATCCTGAACGTCTCGGTGCATCAGCTGCTGGAAGACGCGAGCGTCGACCCGGACCACGTCAGCCGTCAGCTGCTCGCCGTGCTCGGTATCCCGTTCGACGCGGGCGACGCGCTCGACGTGTGGAAGCTGACCGAATTGGTCGCCTACGCGAAGGACAATCCGTCGTCCATCGTCGGCTCGATCAACTCCGCGCGCGAGAACACTCGTGGCGCGCGCGAAGTGGTGTCGACCGAGCTGTGGGAATGCCTCAACGCGACGTGGAACGCGGTCCCGGACCGACAGCGGTACGCCCGCCGCGCCGGGCCGCACGCGTTTCTGTCCTTTGTAGAGGAACGAGCCGCGATGTTCGCCGGGCTCGCCGATTCCACGATGAGCCGCGACGACGGCTGGTTGTTCCTGGTGCTCGGCCGGTCGGTCGAACGCGCGGACATGGTGGTGCGGCTGCTGCTTTCACGAGTTTCGGACCGCGCGTCGTCGCCGGGATGGATGACGGTGCTTCGCTCGGCAGGCGCGCAAGACACGTACTTACGCACCAATCGTGGCGCGCTGGACGCCGCGCGCGTCGTGCAATTCCTGCTCAGGGACACCTTGTTCCCACGTTCGGTCTTCCACGCCTTGCGCCAGGCAGAGGATTGTTTACGCCAGCTGGATCCGGGAATCAATGCGCGGGGCAACGAAAAAACCGAGGCCGTCCGGCTGCTCGGCCGCGCCCGAAGCGAGCTGGAATTCCTCCACCCGGCGGCACTGCTGGACGACCTGCCGCGACGGCTGCGCGGGCTGCAGGAAGCGATCAAGGAAATCGGGGAAGCGGTGTCCATGCAGTACTTCCACACGTCGCCGTGGGTGGCGTGGAGCGGTGCGGAGGTGTCCCTGTGA
- a CDS encoding circularly permuted type 2 ATP-grasp protein: MSSMNANPGPRLPPAGRRARTVKGRRAARPGAQFDGYLAPERPHAGAYDEMFAPDGMVRGPYRALYGSIAALDAGDLTNRSQALDRAMVDQGITFSLSGQERPFPLDLVPRVIQATEWSRLERGVTQRVRALEAFLADVYGDRQILRDGVLPRRLITSCEHFHREAYGIKPPNGVRIHVSGVDLVRDEEGTLRVLEDNLRNPSGVSYVMENRRTMARVFPDLFARHRVRPVGDYASHLLRALRAAAAPNVADPMVVVLTPGVYNSAYFEHSLLARLMGVELVEGRDMFCRDNVVYLRTTEGERQVDVIYRRIDDEFLDPVHHRPDSVLGVAGILNAARAGNVVVANAVGNGVGDDKLVYTYVPEMVRYYLNEKPILPNVDTFRCWLPDEFDYVMQHADELVIKPVEGSGGYGIVFGPDASKKELDALRRKVRANRRGWIAQPVVQLSTVPSKVDDRLAPRHVDLRPFAVNDGKEIFVLPGGLTRVALPEGSLVVNSSQGGGSKDTWVLASRSSTSEQELDRPALGDVSVVDGVAAEQGPELSTSQQQQQQQQS; encoded by the coding sequence ATGTCCTCCATGAACGCCAACCCCGGTCCCCGGCTGCCTCCGGCCGGACGACGTGCGCGAACGGTGAAGGGCCGCCGCGCGGCCAGGCCCGGCGCGCAGTTCGACGGATACCTCGCCCCGGAGCGGCCGCACGCCGGCGCGTACGACGAGATGTTCGCGCCCGACGGCATGGTCCGCGGCCCTTACCGAGCGCTCTACGGCTCGATCGCCGCGCTCGACGCCGGCGATCTCACCAACCGCTCGCAGGCGCTCGATCGGGCGATGGTGGACCAGGGGATCACGTTCTCGCTGTCCGGCCAGGAGCGACCGTTTCCGCTCGACCTCGTGCCCCGCGTCATCCAGGCGACCGAATGGTCCCGGCTCGAACGCGGCGTGACACAGCGTGTCCGGGCGCTGGAGGCGTTCCTCGCCGACGTCTACGGCGACCGGCAGATCCTCCGCGACGGCGTGCTGCCGCGTCGGCTGATCACCTCGTGCGAGCACTTCCACCGCGAGGCCTACGGGATCAAACCGCCCAACGGGGTGCGGATCCACGTGTCCGGAGTGGACCTCGTCCGCGACGAAGAGGGCACCCTTCGTGTCCTGGAGGACAATCTCCGCAACCCGTCCGGCGTGTCCTACGTGATGGAGAACCGGCGCACGATGGCGCGCGTGTTCCCGGACCTGTTCGCGCGACACCGGGTCCGGCCGGTCGGTGACTACGCGTCACATCTGCTTCGCGCACTGCGAGCGGCGGCCGCGCCGAACGTCGCGGACCCGATGGTCGTCGTGCTCACCCCGGGCGTCTACAACTCGGCCTACTTCGAGCATTCGCTGCTGGCCCGGCTGATGGGCGTGGAGCTGGTCGAGGGCCGCGACATGTTCTGCCGCGACAACGTGGTCTACCTGCGCACCACCGAGGGCGAGCGCCAGGTCGACGTGATCTACCGGCGGATCGACGACGAATTCCTCGACCCCGTCCACCACCGGCCGGACTCGGTGCTCGGCGTCGCAGGCATCCTCAACGCCGCCCGCGCGGGCAACGTGGTGGTGGCGAACGCGGTCGGCAACGGCGTCGGCGACGACAAGCTCGTCTACACCTACGTGCCGGAAATGGTGCGCTACTACCTGAACGAGAAGCCCATTCTGCCCAATGTGGACACTTTCCGCTGCTGGCTGCCCGACGAGTTCGACTACGTCATGCAGCACGCCGACGAATTGGTGATCAAACCGGTCGAGGGTTCCGGCGGGTACGGCATCGTTTTCGGACCGGACGCGTCCAAAAAGGAGCTCGACGCGTTGCGCCGCAAGGTGCGCGCGAACCGGCGTGGCTGGATCGCGCAGCCGGTGGTGCAGCTGTCCACGGTCCCGTCCAAGGTGGACGATCGGCTCGCACCGCGGCATGTCGACCTGCGGCCGTTCGCGGTCAACGACGGCAAGGAAATCTTCGTGCTGCCCGGCGGCCTCACCCGGGTCGCGCTGCCCGAGGGCAGCCTGGTGGTGAACTCGTCGCAGGGCGGCGGATCGAAGGACACCTGGGTGCTCGCGTCGCGGTCCTCGACGTCGGAGCAGGAACTGGACCGTCCCGCGCTCGGCGATGTGTCCGTTGTGGACGGTGTCGCCGCGGAGCAGGGTCCGGAGCTTTCCACGTCGCAGCAGCAACAACAGCAACAGCAGAGCTGA
- a CDS encoding ABC transporter substrate-binding protein — MKALALLPAFALVGMTMACGAGGNGAGGDSGASQAPGGAESAPTAQKDAALAGLVPADIKADGKIVIGQDQTYPPNEFVENGKATGFDVDLATAVGQVLGVQTEFQNSAFDGIIPGISAKKYEMGISSFTINAERMQTVDMISYYSAGTSLAVLKGNPDKISVDDLCGKNVAVQKGTTQVDDLGKRNTACTKAGKQAINITQFQAQTDVNLALTAKRVQAELADSPVIDYAVKQTGGQLESAGAPYDTAPYGIVLPKGSTEFGKAVQGAVQKLIDSGIYKKILDKWGLSGSGAITKSEINPSAS; from the coding sequence ATGAAGGCGCTCGCCCTTCTCCCCGCCTTCGCGCTCGTCGGCATGACGATGGCGTGCGGTGCGGGCGGAAACGGTGCCGGCGGCGATTCGGGAGCCAGCCAGGCTCCCGGTGGCGCCGAGAGCGCGCCGACCGCGCAGAAGGATGCGGCGCTGGCCGGGCTCGTGCCCGCCGACATCAAGGCCGACGGCAAGATCGTGATCGGGCAGGACCAGACCTACCCGCCGAACGAATTCGTCGAGAACGGCAAGGCGACCGGCTTCGACGTCGACCTCGCGACCGCGGTCGGCCAGGTGCTCGGCGTGCAGACAGAGTTCCAGAACTCGGCGTTCGACGGCATCATTCCCGGTATTTCGGCGAAGAAGTACGAAATGGGCATCTCGTCGTTCACGATCAACGCCGAGCGGATGCAGACCGTCGACATGATTTCGTACTACAGCGCGGGCACCTCGCTCGCGGTGCTCAAGGGCAATCCGGACAAAATCTCGGTGGATGACCTGTGCGGTAAGAATGTGGCCGTGCAGAAGGGCACCACGCAGGTCGACGACCTCGGCAAGCGCAACACCGCGTGCACCAAGGCGGGCAAGCAGGCCATCAACATCACCCAGTTCCAGGCGCAGACCGACGTGAACCTGGCGCTGACCGCGAAGCGCGTGCAGGCCGAACTGGCCGACTCGCCGGTCATCGACTACGCGGTGAAGCAGACTGGCGGCCAGCTGGAGTCCGCGGGCGCGCCGTACGACACCGCGCCGTACGGGATCGTGCTGCCGAAGGGCAGCACTGAATTCGGCAAGGCGGTGCAGGGCGCGGTCCAGAAGCTGATCGACAGCGGAATCTACAAGAAGATCCTGGACAAGTGGGGCTTGTCGGGTTCCGGTGCCATCACCAAGTCGGAGATCAACCCGTCCGCTTCCTGA
- a CDS encoding amino acid ABC transporter permease, whose translation MSTPPGPADSWQEVDTTPIKAVPVRHYGRWIAGVIIVFVAFIVIRSVVTNSALQWPVVGQYLFDGRILNGLRNTLLLTVLSMLIGIVGGVLLAVMRLSPNLLMSGAASIYIWLFRGTPLIAQLVIWNFLALAYPKIGLGIPFGPTFISWDTNTLINQFVASLLGLGLNEAAYMAEIVRGGLQSVDSGQLEASSALGMSRGKTLRRIILPQAMRVIIPPTGNETISMLKTTSLVVVIGYFELFVSAQTIYSQNYKTVPLLIVAATWYLFMTSVLTVVQYYIERYFARGTSRATAQKNKWGARMLGFRFGSGGSGGVSR comes from the coding sequence GTGTCCACTCCCCCCGGCCCCGCCGATTCCTGGCAGGAGGTCGACACCACCCCGATCAAGGCGGTCCCGGTCCGGCATTACGGACGCTGGATCGCCGGCGTGATCATCGTGTTCGTCGCGTTCATCGTGATCCGCAGCGTGGTCACGAACTCCGCGTTGCAGTGGCCGGTCGTCGGCCAGTACCTCTTCGACGGCCGGATCCTCAACGGCCTGCGGAACACGTTGCTGCTCACGGTGCTCTCGATGCTCATCGGCATTGTCGGCGGCGTACTGCTCGCGGTGATGCGACTGTCGCCGAACCTGCTGATGTCGGGCGCGGCGTCGATCTACATCTGGCTGTTCCGCGGCACGCCGTTGATCGCTCAGCTGGTGATCTGGAACTTCCTGGCGCTGGCGTACCCGAAGATCGGACTCGGTATCCCGTTCGGGCCGACCTTCATCAGCTGGGACACGAACACGCTGATCAACCAGTTCGTCGCCTCGTTGCTGGGCCTCGGCCTGAACGAGGCGGCGTACATGGCGGAAATCGTCCGCGGCGGCCTCCAGTCCGTGGACAGCGGCCAGCTGGAAGCGTCGTCCGCGCTGGGCATGAGCCGGGGTAAGACCTTGCGCCGGATCATCCTGCCGCAGGCGATGCGGGTGATCATCCCGCCTACCGGCAACGAGACCATCTCGATGTTGAAGACCACGTCGCTGGTGGTGGTCATCGGATACTTCGAGCTGTTCGTGTCGGCACAGACGATTTATTCGCAGAACTACAAGACAGTCCCGCTGCTGATCGTCGCGGCGACGTGGTACCTGTTCATGACGTCGGTGCTGACGGTCGTGCAGTATTACATCGAGCGGTATTTCGCCCGCGGCACTTCACGGGCAACCGCGCAGAAGAACAAGTGGGGAGCGCGAATGCTGGGCTTCCGCTTCGGCAGTGGCGGCAGCGGAGGTGTTTCGCGGTGA
- a CDS encoding amino acid ABC transporter ATP-binding protein, which produces MTPVVSAQKVCKSFGSLDVLKGIDLEVHDREVLCLIGPSGSGKSTLLRCINHLEKIDAGRLYVDGVLVGYRERGGRLHELRDKEIAEQRKNIGMVFQRFNLFPHMTALENVMEAPVQVRREPRGQVRERALELLDRVGLADKARSYPGQLSGGQQQRVAIARALAMQPKLMLFDEPTSALDPELVGDVLGVMRQLAKDGMTMVVVTHEMQFAREVADKVFFMDGGVVVESGSPDEVIGDPKHERTKAFLARVLNPNA; this is translated from the coding sequence GTGACTCCTGTCGTTTCCGCCCAAAAGGTGTGCAAGAGCTTCGGCTCGCTCGACGTGCTGAAGGGCATCGACCTGGAAGTGCACGACCGAGAGGTGCTCTGCCTGATCGGCCCGTCCGGTTCCGGCAAGTCCACTTTGCTGCGCTGCATCAACCACCTGGAGAAAATCGACGCGGGCAGGCTCTACGTCGACGGAGTACTAGTCGGCTACCGCGAACGCGGCGGTCGCTTGCATGAGTTGCGGGACAAGGAAATCGCGGAACAGCGCAAGAACATCGGCATGGTGTTCCAGCGATTCAACCTGTTCCCGCACATGACAGCGTTGGAAAACGTCATGGAGGCCCCAGTCCAGGTCCGCCGCGAACCGCGGGGCCAGGTCCGGGAACGAGCTCTGGAACTGCTGGACCGCGTCGGCCTGGCCGACAAGGCCCGTTCCTATCCCGGTCAGCTTTCGGGTGGCCAGCAACAGCGCGTCGCCATCGCGCGGGCGCTGGCCATGCAACCGAAGCTGATGCTCTTCGACGAGCCAACGTCCGCTTTGGACCCAGAACTGGTGGGCGACGTGCTGGGCGTCATGCGCCAACTGGCGAAGGACGGCATGACGATGGTCGTGGTGACCCACGAAATGCAGTTCGCCCGCGAGGTAGCCGACAAGGTCTTCTTCATGGACGGCGGGGTTGTCGTCGAGTCCGGTTCTCCGGATGAGGTTATCGGCGACCCGAAGCATGAACGGACGAAGGCGTTTTTGGCTCGGGTTTTGAACCCGAACGCTTGA
- a CDS encoding ESX secretion-associated protein EspG codes for MLRKPVELSLQTFEVLLERLNLGDIHPTLVRGALWYSPDERRQLAADTDRELHNSGLMQRGRLSDEFVETMHLLQRPGIEYYSWVKSERGERTVRAAASGRDAATVVAVSQKLYIAPCSADTLVREFIALLPEAPAARVLSLNCSDEDLNLVESGGQPSGRTSPSIRDAKQVLQWLDKPHTYFGRLYVAVRDSRGKRRRNENPPGWADMEEGRILFGVDKSGWISLAGAGPQEMAKKLQQLEDELRSGR; via the coding sequence GTGCTGCGCAAGCCCGTTGAGCTGAGCCTGCAGACCTTCGAGGTACTGCTGGAGCGGCTGAATCTCGGCGACATCCACCCGACGCTGGTCCGCGGTGCGCTCTGGTACTCACCGGACGAGCGGCGGCAGCTGGCTGCTGACACCGATCGCGAGCTGCACAATTCCGGTCTGATGCAACGCGGACGGCTGAGCGACGAGTTCGTCGAGACGATGCATTTGCTGCAGCGGCCGGGCATTGAGTACTACTCGTGGGTCAAATCGGAGCGCGGAGAACGAACCGTACGCGCGGCGGCGAGCGGCCGGGACGCGGCGACTGTTGTTGCGGTGAGCCAGAAGCTGTACATCGCACCGTGTTCGGCGGATACGTTGGTTCGTGAGTTCATCGCGTTGCTGCCGGAGGCTCCGGCGGCGCGGGTGCTCTCGCTTAACTGTTCCGACGAGGACCTGAACCTGGTCGAAAGCGGCGGACAACCGTCTGGACGGACGAGTCCGAGCATTCGGGACGCCAAGCAAGTGTTGCAGTGGCTCGATAAGCCGCATACGTATTTCGGACGGTTGTACGTCGCGGTCCGGGACAGTCGCGGGAAGCGGCGGCGTAACGAGAATCCGCCGGGGTGGGCGGATATGGAGGAAGGGCGGATCCTGTTCGGGGTGGACAAGTCCGGATGGATCAGTCTGGCTGGGGCTGGGCCGCAGGAGATGGCGAAGAAGTTGCAGCAGTTGGAGGATGAGTTGCGCTCTGGGCGCTGA